From Streptomyces sp. 6-11-2, one genomic window encodes:
- a CDS encoding TOMM precursor leader peptide-binding protein: MSTTPRLLAHPMEEARDALQAFLGDHFGADAPRVVPVGAVGAEDGDAGAPDPWAADRSTALVHVSASAILLGPWGGDGSAPACGRCLAVRWQRLRSRSERNALETGGPEGPRPAGAWPLLTSHVQDTVAALCEALLNRPGPVPPAGLPADRALPQVTRLDLANLLIRTFPLLADPLCPDCGPPVQAPDSVPPLTPAPRPKPDPGAYRLRSAFAHPLPTDALANPVCGALGAGTWTDVTSSTTAPVAGSVFIRGYAGLHDVTWSGQENSFATSRRLAFLEGLERYAGTHRRGGSAPVVGSYDELKADAVDPAVCGLYSPETYRDDPLVEPFDPGRPIPWEWGWSLRDEHPVLVPSRLVYYSIPPADDNFVFECSNGCAIGGCLEEAVLGGLLELVERDSFLNGWYGAARLPRIDLGTVGSPTAAAMAERAALQGYDVHVFDNRIDLAIPAVTVVGVRRDGGPGTLSFAAAASLDPRSAVEGALSEVLSYIPHLARQTAERRGELEAMADDFFLVRHLKDHPQLYGLPRMAEYARGYLEPSVARPFDEVYRDWESRGRPRTGDLRDDVAVVRDELVRAGHDVIVVDQTSPEQERMGLRTVGTVVPGLLPIDFGWNRQRALLMPRLRTALRRGGHRDRDLTDAEIRRAPHPFP; encoded by the coding sequence ATGAGCACCACGCCCCGGCTGCTCGCGCACCCGATGGAGGAGGCCCGCGACGCTCTCCAGGCGTTCCTGGGCGACCACTTCGGCGCCGACGCCCCACGGGTTGTGCCGGTCGGTGCCGTCGGCGCGGAGGACGGGGACGCCGGGGCCCCGGACCCCTGGGCCGCGGACCGCTCGACGGCGCTGGTCCACGTCAGCGCCTCGGCGATCCTGCTCGGCCCGTGGGGAGGCGACGGCAGCGCACCCGCCTGCGGCCGCTGTCTCGCCGTACGGTGGCAGCGCCTGCGCAGCCGCAGCGAGCGCAACGCCCTGGAGACCGGCGGCCCGGAGGGGCCCCGCCCGGCGGGCGCCTGGCCGCTGCTCACCAGTCATGTCCAGGACACCGTGGCCGCGCTGTGCGAGGCCCTGTTGAACAGGCCCGGCCCGGTGCCCCCCGCCGGACTTCCCGCCGACCGCGCCCTGCCCCAGGTGACCCGGCTGGACCTGGCCAACTTGCTGATCAGGACGTTCCCGCTGCTCGCCGACCCGCTCTGTCCCGACTGCGGCCCGCCCGTTCAGGCACCGGACAGCGTCCCGCCGCTCACCCCGGCCCCGCGTCCCAAGCCGGATCCCGGCGCCTACCGGCTGCGTTCGGCCTTCGCCCACCCGCTCCCCACCGACGCCCTGGCCAATCCGGTCTGCGGCGCCCTGGGGGCCGGCACCTGGACCGACGTCACCTCGTCGACCACCGCTCCGGTGGCCGGCAGCGTGTTCATCCGGGGGTACGCGGGGCTGCACGACGTCACCTGGAGCGGGCAGGAGAACTCCTTCGCCACCAGCCGCCGGCTCGCCTTCCTCGAAGGCCTTGAACGGTACGCGGGCACCCATCGGCGGGGCGGCTCCGCGCCGGTCGTCGGCTCCTACGACGAGCTGAAGGCCGACGCGGTCGACCCCGCGGTGTGCGGCCTGTACAGCCCGGAGACCTACCGGGACGACCCCCTGGTCGAGCCCTTCGACCCGGGCCGGCCCATCCCCTGGGAGTGGGGCTGGTCACTGCGGGACGAGCACCCCGTACTGGTGCCGTCGCGGCTGGTCTACTACAGCATCCCGCCGGCCGACGACAACTTCGTCTTCGAGTGCTCCAACGGCTGTGCCATCGGCGGCTGTCTGGAGGAGGCGGTCCTGGGCGGCCTCCTCGAACTCGTCGAGCGCGACTCCTTCCTGAACGGCTGGTACGGCGCGGCCCGGCTCCCCCGCATCGACCTGGGGACGGTCGGCAGTCCGACGGCCGCCGCCATGGCCGAGCGGGCCGCCCTGCAGGGCTACGACGTCCATGTCTTCGACAACCGGATCGACCTGGCGATCCCGGCCGTCACCGTGGTCGGCGTCCGCCGGGACGGGGGCCCGGGCACCCTGTCCTTCGCGGCCGCGGCCTCGCTGGATCCGAGGAGCGCGGTCGAGGGGGCACTGTCCGAGGTACTGAGCTACATCCCGCACCTGGCCCGGCAGACCGCCGAGCGCCGCGGCGAACTGGAGGCCATGGCCGACGACTTCTTCCTGGTGCGTCATCTGAAGGACCACCCCCAGCTCTACGGGCTGCCCCGCATGGCCGAGTACGCGCGCGGCTATCTGGAGCCGTCCGTGGCCCGTCCCTTCGACGAGGTGTACCGGGACTGGGAGAGCCGCGGCCGCCCCCGCACCGGCGACCTGCGCGACGACGTCGCCGTGGTCAGGGACGAACTGGTCCGGGCGGGCCATGACGTCATCGTCGTCGACCAGACCTCGCCCGAGCAGGAGCGGATGGGGCTGCGGACGGTCGGCACGGTGGTGCCGGGACTGCTGCCGATCGACTTCGGCTGGAACCGGCAGCGGGCCCTGCTGATGCCCCGGCTGCGCACCGCGCTGCGCCGCGGCGGACACCGGGACCGCGACCTCACCGACGCGGAGATCCGCCGGGCCCCGCATCCCTTCCCGTGA
- a CDS encoding amidohydrolase produces the protein MNPPSPHAPVPARAGHNAPLVTDQDPPPGGEDLLTRAGDVLRPALSLCLDLHAHPEPSGQEARTADRFGRRLAAAACEITQGVGGHGVVGVLRNGDGPRVWLRAELDALPMRERTGLPYASRNDAMHACGHDLHLAAAAGAADLLARLSHRWRGTLVVVGQPAEETLSGAEAMLRDGLYERFGSPGVVLAQHAAPLPSGTVAHSARQAPMAAAGAVLEVVLHGQGGHAATPHLAVDPVVAAAAVVTRLQNIVARETAPADQVTLTVGTLRAGTAANVIPDRAELGVGVRASSEASLDRALTAVRRIVLAESAATGAPREPEVTVTSRSAALRCDPDTTDSIRRAHTGLLGPGRVLPWPGSMATEDFPLFGDAGAGVHGQHGIPLVYWMLGVVGPDEWRRATADGPDASPPPAPNHSPYFAPHIGSALRPAIAALTIAALDRFAAT, from the coding sequence ATGAACCCGCCGTCCCCCCACGCCCCGGTCCCGGCACGGGCCGGCCACAACGCCCCGCTCGTGACCGATCAAGACCCGCCTCCGGGCGGGGAGGACCTGCTCACCCGCGCCGGGGACGTTCTGCGCCCCGCTCTCTCCCTCTGTCTGGACCTGCACGCGCATCCGGAACCGTCCGGACAGGAGGCCCGCACCGCGGACCGCTTCGGCCGGCGACTCGCGGCGGCGGCCTGCGAGATCACCCAGGGGGTGGGCGGCCACGGCGTCGTCGGCGTGCTCCGCAACGGGGACGGCCCCCGCGTCTGGCTGCGGGCGGAGCTCGACGCGCTCCCGATGCGCGAGCGGACCGGGCTGCCGTACGCCAGCCGCAACGACGCCATGCACGCGTGCGGCCACGACCTGCACCTGGCCGCCGCGGCCGGCGCCGCCGACCTGCTCGCCCGCCTGTCCCACCGATGGCGGGGCACCCTGGTGGTGGTGGGACAGCCGGCCGAGGAGACGCTCAGCGGGGCCGAGGCCATGCTGCGCGACGGACTGTACGAACGGTTCGGCAGCCCCGGCGTCGTCCTCGCCCAGCATGCCGCGCCGCTGCCCTCCGGCACGGTCGCGCACTCGGCGCGGCAGGCGCCGATGGCGGCGGCCGGCGCGGTGCTCGAGGTGGTGCTGCACGGACAGGGCGGTCACGCCGCCACTCCGCATCTGGCGGTGGATCCGGTCGTCGCCGCGGCCGCCGTCGTCACCCGGCTCCAGAACATCGTCGCCCGCGAGACCGCGCCCGCCGACCAGGTGACCCTGACCGTGGGCACGCTGCGGGCCGGAACGGCCGCCAACGTCATACCGGACCGCGCCGAACTGGGCGTCGGGGTCCGCGCGTCGAGCGAGGCGTCCCTCGACCGGGCGCTGACCGCGGTGCGCCGCATCGTCCTCGCCGAGAGCGCCGCCACGGGCGCCCCCCGAGAGCCCGAGGTGACCGTCACCTCCCGCTCGGCGGCCCTGCGGTGCGACCCGGACACCACCGACTCGATACGGCGCGCTCACACCGGACTCCTGGGGCCCGGACGGGTTCTGCCCTGGCCGGGATCGATGGCCACGGAGGACTTCCCGCTGTTCGGGGACGCCGGAGCCGGCGTCCACGGGCAGCACGGAATCCCGCTGGTCTACTGGATGCTGGGCGTGGTGGGCCCGGACGAATGGCGCCGGGCAACGGCCGACGGCCCTGACGCCTCACCACCCCCGGCCCCGAACCACTCCCCGTACTTCGCCCCCCACATCGGCAGCGCCCTGCGCCCCGCGATCGCCGCGCTGACGATCGCGGCACTCGACCGGTTCGCGGCCACGTGA
- a CDS encoding lamin tail domain-containing protein: MSNSSAETPRPARHRATSLRKRLIPLAITGSVVLAGVGVHSAFATPSADAVISEVYGGGGNSGATLINDFIELANAGSGSLDLSDYSVQYLSGNPGPTTKWQATRLTGTLAGNGRYLIQEAAGTGGTAALPTPDATGNINMSGTTGTVALVKGTDLLTCVTAEDCAADPRIKDLVGFGTAVVREGSGPAAGASNTASVARKTLVDTDDNAADFAAGAPTPENSGGQGGGSGGDPTPTPTPTQTAPADAISAKIHDIQGTNRRSPLSTKNVKDVTGIVTGVRTTSTSSTSKGFWMQDPNPDNDPRTSEGIFVYTSSNPTVKVGDSVTVSGVVTEYYPGGYDTGIQSTTEIMKPTVTVLSSGNPLPAPVVLDKNSIPAAWSPKGDSTGNTEYLDLEPTKYALDFYESLEGMNVQISDARVVGATDAYHEMWVTADPDHNRTKRGGVYYPSYDDPNVARLQVQAINTTDPFPKANVGDELTGVTEGPLDYSQFAGTYILAARQLGTYKDNGLKPEVTSEAKSNEVTIGTYNVQNLAPSDPQAKFDRLGHNLVTNLRAPAIVGVEEIQDNSGAIDDGTVDPDKTLAKLTDAIVAAGGPRYEYRQINPVNDKDGGQPGGNIRTVFLFDPKRVTFVDRPGGDSVTAVDVVGKGSDTHLSVSPGRIAPTDEAWNSSRKPLVGEFLTKNNKKIFVIANHFNSKGGDQNVAGRIQPPVLNSEIQRNKQATLENAFVKKLEAADPKALIVSLGDYNDYQFSSAMKTLTGDGKQLTDLVNTLPANERYSYVFQGNSQVLDHMMVNPSMLNHVTYDVVHINSEFADQVSDHDPQVLRVKP; encoded by the coding sequence GTGTCGAACTCCAGCGCTGAAACGCCCCGCCCCGCAAGACACCGCGCGACTTCTCTGCGCAAGCGTCTGATACCCCTGGCGATCACCGGCTCGGTCGTGCTGGCCGGAGTGGGCGTCCACTCCGCCTTTGCGACCCCGTCGGCCGACGCCGTCATATCCGAGGTCTACGGAGGCGGCGGCAACTCCGGCGCCACCTTGATCAACGACTTCATCGAGCTGGCCAACGCCGGCTCCGGCTCGCTGGACCTCTCCGACTACAGCGTCCAGTACTTGTCGGGCAACCCCGGCCCGACCACCAAGTGGCAGGCCACCCGCCTCACCGGCACCCTCGCCGGCAACGGCCGTTATCTGATCCAGGAGGCCGCAGGCACCGGCGGCACCGCCGCACTGCCCACCCCGGACGCCACCGGCAACATCAACATGTCGGGCACCACCGGCACCGTCGCGCTGGTCAAGGGCACCGACCTGCTGACCTGTGTCACCGCCGAGGACTGCGCCGCCGACCCCCGCATCAAGGACCTGGTCGGCTTTGGCACCGCCGTCGTCCGCGAGGGCTCCGGCCCGGCCGCCGGCGCGAGCAACACCGCCTCGGTCGCCCGCAAGACCCTGGTCGACACCGACGACAACGCGGCCGACTTCGCCGCGGGTGCCCCCACCCCGGAGAACTCCGGCGGCCAGGGCGGCGGCTCCGGCGGTGACCCCACGCCGACCCCGACGCCGACCCAGACCGCCCCCGCCGACGCGATCTCGGCGAAGATCCACGACATCCAGGGCACCAACCGGCGCTCCCCGCTGTCCACCAAGAACGTCAAGGACGTCACCGGCATCGTCACCGGTGTCCGCACCACCAGCACGTCCTCCACGTCCAAGGGCTTCTGGATGCAGGACCCGAACCCGGACAACGACCCCCGCACCAGCGAGGGCATCTTCGTCTACACCAGTTCCAACCCCACGGTGAAGGTCGGCGACAGCGTCACCGTGTCCGGTGTGGTCACCGAGTACTACCCGGGCGGCTACGACACCGGCATCCAGTCGACGACCGAGATCATGAAGCCGACGGTCACCGTGCTGTCCAGCGGCAACCCGCTGCCGGCCCCGGTCGTCCTCGACAAGAACAGCATCCCCGCCGCGTGGTCCCCGAAGGGCGACAGCACCGGCAACACCGAGTACCTCGACCTCGAGCCGACCAAGTACGCCCTGGACTTCTACGAGTCCCTGGAGGGCATGAACGTCCAGATCTCCGACGCCCGCGTCGTCGGCGCCACGGACGCCTACCACGAGATGTGGGTCACGGCCGACCCCGACCACAACAGGACCAAGCGCGGCGGCGTCTACTACCCGTCGTACGACGACCCGAACGTGGCTCGCCTCCAGGTTCAGGCGATCAACACCACGGACCCGTTCCCGAAGGCGAACGTGGGCGACGAGCTCACCGGCGTCACCGAGGGCCCGCTGGACTACAGCCAGTTCGCCGGCACCTACATCCTCGCGGCCCGCCAGCTCGGTACCTACAAGGACAACGGCCTCAAGCCCGAGGTCACGAGCGAGGCGAAGTCCAACGAGGTCACCATCGGCACGTACAACGTGCAGAACCTCGCGCCGAGCGACCCGCAGGCCAAGTTCGACCGGCTCGGCCACAACCTGGTGACGAACCTCCGCGCGCCCGCCATCGTCGGCGTCGAGGAGATCCAGGACAACAGCGGCGCCATCGACGACGGCACCGTGGACCCCGACAAGACGCTGGCCAAGCTCACCGACGCCATCGTCGCCGCCGGCGGCCCGCGCTACGAGTACCGTCAGATCAACCCGGTGAACGACAAGGACGGCGGCCAGCCGGGTGGCAACATCCGCACCGTCTTCCTGTTCGACCCGAAGCGGGTCACGTTCGTGGACCGGCCCGGTGGCGACTCCGTCACCGCCGTCGACGTCGTCGGCAAGGGCAGCGACACGCACCTGTCCGTCTCGCCCGGACGCATCGCCCCGACGGACGAGGCCTGGAACAGCAGCCGCAAGCCGCTGGTCGGCGAGTTCCTCACGAAGAACAACAAGAAGATCTTCGTGATAGCCAACCACTTCAACAGCAAGGGCGGCGACCAGAACGTCGCCGGCCGCATCCAGCCGCCCGTCCTCAACTCCGAGATCCAGCGGAACAAGCAGGCCACGCTGGAGAACGCCTTCGTCAAGAAGCTCGAGGCCGCCGACCCCAAGGCACTCATCGTCTCCCTGGGCGACTACAACGACTACCAGTTCTCCTCCGCGATGAAGACCTTGACCGGTGACGGCAAGCAGCTCACCGACCTGGTGAACACCCTGCCGGCGAACGAGCGTTACTCCTACGTCTTCCAGGGCAACTCGCAGGTGCTGGACCACATGATGGTGAACCCGAGCATGCTGAACCACGTCACCTACGACGTGGTGCACATCAACTCCGAGTTCGCCGACCAGGTCAGCGACCACGACCCGCAGGTTCTGCGTGTGAAGCCGTAA
- a CDS encoding IucA/IucC family siderophore biosynthesis protein codes for MELTPPTDDVAERADAYAAAPLLNCLIREVARPYPDPGGRRTYRLPGGDRLLRVRDGRRPTAPEVYAEGGWQRIDHPELVKLVAEELRRHTGLSNDELPAEMIDSREAVAALLAARDRAPVPEGPYIRSEQALVTGHPYHPAPKARGGGPAASWLPYAPEAHARFPLVLLGVREDLVAEEGDTSALDALGLAPPGYRLLPAHPWQLELVGRDLAEAFADGRLLRLGTTARSVWPTAAVRTVHVPGTDLFLKFSLDVRITNDVRRLWRHDLGRLRRTDTAVATAFAHLPGRAAWLSDRGYRTAAFAFEELAVVVRDGLGEHLVPGATPLLAAALAEGFDGNPLDGPADPALWWEAYLRQVIPPVLGAFARHGVVLEAHLQNSLIAVDAAGLPVQALFRDAEGVKLLPDVSRAAGWERLVYCLVVNHLSEIAAALAERHPGLDPWPAARRELACHDLPEAAALLTSPTVPGKTNLLLRWTNADGAAARYQPLPNPLVSAWIPG; via the coding sequence ATGGAGCTCACGCCCCCCACCGACGACGTCGCGGAGCGCGCCGACGCGTACGCGGCCGCGCCCCTGCTGAACTGCCTGATCCGCGAGGTCGCGCGGCCGTACCCGGATCCGGGCGGCCGGCGGACGTACCGGCTGCCCGGCGGGGACCGGCTGCTGCGCGTGCGCGACGGGCGGCGGCCCACCGCGCCGGAGGTGTACGCGGAGGGCGGCTGGCAGCGGATCGACCACCCGGAACTGGTCAAACTCGTGGCGGAGGAGCTGCGTCGGCACACGGGCCTGTCCAACGACGAACTGCCCGCCGAGATGATCGACAGCCGGGAGGCGGTGGCGGCGCTGCTCGCCGCCCGCGACCGCGCGCCGGTGCCCGAGGGCCCGTACATCCGGTCCGAGCAGGCGCTCGTCACCGGCCACCCGTACCACCCGGCGCCCAAGGCGCGTGGTGGCGGCCCGGCCGCCTCCTGGCTGCCGTACGCGCCCGAGGCACACGCCCGCTTCCCCCTGGTGCTGCTCGGGGTGCGCGAGGACCTGGTCGCCGAGGAGGGCGACACCTCGGCGCTCGACGCGCTGGGCCTGGCCCCGCCCGGCTACCGGCTGCTGCCCGCCCACCCCTGGCAGCTCGAACTGGTGGGCCGCGACCTCGCCGAGGCCTTCGCCGACGGACGGCTGCTGCGGCTGGGCACGACGGCCCGGTCGGTGTGGCCCACGGCGGCCGTCCGCACCGTCCACGTCCCCGGCACGGACCTCTTCCTGAAGTTCAGTCTGGACGTGCGGATCACCAACGACGTGCGGCGGTTGTGGCGGCACGACCTCGGCAGGCTGCGCCGCACCGACACGGCGGTCGCGACCGCCTTCGCCCACCTGCCGGGCCGGGCGGCCTGGCTGTCCGACCGCGGCTACCGCACCGCCGCCTTCGCCTTCGAGGAACTCGCCGTCGTCGTCCGCGACGGACTGGGCGAACACCTGGTGCCCGGCGCGACCCCGCTGCTCGCCGCGGCCCTCGCCGAGGGCTTCGACGGCAACCCGCTGGACGGCCCGGCGGACCCGGCGCTGTGGTGGGAGGCGTATCTGCGCCAGGTGATACCCCCCGTCCTCGGCGCCTTCGCGCGGCACGGTGTCGTCCTGGAGGCCCATCTGCAGAACTCGCTGATCGCCGTGGACGCCGCCGGCCTGCCCGTGCAGGCACTCTTCCGCGACGCGGAGGGCGTCAAGCTGCTGCCGGACGTCTCCCGGGCCGCCGGATGGGAGCGGCTGGTGTACTGCCTGGTCGTCAACCACCTCAGCGAGATCGCCGCCGCCCTCGCCGAACGCCACCCGGGTCTCGACCCCTGGCCCGCCGCCCGCCGTGAACTCGCCTGCCACGACCTGCCCGAGGCCGCCGCCCTGCTCACCTCGCCCACCGTGCCCGGGAAGACGAACCTGCTGCTGCGCTGGACGAACGCCGACGGCGCCGCCGCCCGCTATCAGCCGCTGCCGAATCCGCTGGTGAGCGCCTGGATCCCAGGCTGA
- a CDS encoding IucA/IucC family protein, with protein MHRPPATETEVAEELAAVRPDLVSRYAARLHDARAAVLTRLWRALAHEPLPWITGRERTRDALVLRLRDGRRLEGPPSDPYATSAYVTAVRLAGAAHDDPARLMRDLAVPHGDSLAAELGHSVASLALSRADQPPVEEAHREEWPVADWQWEQRVVDGHPFHPNCRSRPGFSVAEQLAYGPEHRPSVELGLVPVPERECLVSGAWPSDLRDGGRLLIPVHPWQAAHVLKQPRGERALAARPLLSLRTLAVPGGLHVKTSLSARLTSSVRDISVGSVTASAALSDFAVDLAARTDGLLHITRTLGAATSGSPDLAALWRESPGTYAASGEHVVPVAALPTTDLPDSPAWTGEFTRLALTVGLRLLELGVALEAHGQNLLVVLSESGSPLRLVYRDLADIRISPARLTRHGIGVPELPARNLTDDPTALRRKLFGSLVAGALAGTAGSAAALRAALEPAVRDLPRTPDLVALCEQPLPAKALTLMRLSPGTPGDQWTGLPNPLVLVPGTSDQ; from the coding sequence GTGCACCGTCCCCCAGCCACCGAGACCGAGGTCGCCGAGGAGCTGGCCGCCGTGCGGCCCGACCTGGTCTCACGGTACGCGGCGCGGCTGCACGACGCGCGGGCCGCCGTACTGACCCGGCTGTGGCGCGCGCTCGCCCACGAGCCGCTGCCGTGGATCACCGGCCGGGAGCGCACACGGGACGCGCTCGTCCTGCGGCTGCGCGACGGCCGCCGGCTGGAGGGGCCGCCGTCCGACCCGTACGCCACCTCCGCGTACGTCACGGCCGTACGTCTGGCCGGGGCGGCCCACGACGATCCGGCGCGGCTGATGAGGGACCTCGCCGTGCCGCACGGCGACTCGCTCGCCGCCGAACTCGGGCACAGTGTCGCCTCGCTGGCGCTGTCGCGGGCCGATCAGCCACCCGTTGAGGAGGCCCACCGCGAGGAGTGGCCGGTGGCGGACTGGCAGTGGGAGCAGCGGGTGGTCGACGGCCACCCCTTCCACCCCAACTGCCGTTCCCGGCCGGGCTTCTCAGTCGCCGAGCAGCTCGCGTACGGGCCCGAGCACCGGCCGTCGGTCGAGCTGGGCCTGGTGCCGGTGCCGGAGCGGGAGTGCCTGGTGAGCGGGGCGTGGCCGAGTGACCTGCGGGACGGCGGGCGGCTGCTGATCCCCGTGCACCCCTGGCAGGCGGCGCATGTGCTCAAGCAGCCGCGCGGGGAACGTGCCCTCGCGGCCCGTCCGCTGCTGTCGCTGCGCACCCTGGCCGTGCCCGGCGGGCTCCACGTCAAGACCTCGCTCAGCGCCCGGCTGACGTCCTCGGTCCGGGACATCTCGGTCGGCTCGGTGACCGCCTCCGCCGCCCTGTCGGACTTCGCCGTGGACCTGGCGGCCCGCACGGACGGCCTGCTGCACATCACCCGCACTCTGGGCGCGGCCACCTCGGGCTCCCCCGATCTGGCGGCTCTGTGGCGCGAGTCGCCCGGGACGTACGCCGCATCCGGGGAGCACGTGGTGCCGGTGGCGGCGCTGCCGACCACGGACCTGCCCGACTCACCCGCCTGGACGGGCGAGTTCACACGCCTGGCGCTGACCGTCGGACTGCGTCTGCTGGAGCTGGGGGTGGCCCTGGAGGCACACGGCCAGAACCTGCTCGTCGTGCTGTCCGAATCCGGCTCCCCGCTGCGGCTGGTCTACCGCGACCTCGCCGACATCCGGATCAGTCCGGCCCGCCTGACCCGCCACGGCATCGGCGTACCGGAGTTGCCCGCCCGGAACCTCACCGACGACCCGACCGCCCTGCGCCGCAAGCTGTTCGGCTCGCTGGTGGCGGGCGCGCTGGCGGGCACGGCCGGATCGGCGGCCGCGCTGCGGGCGGCACTGGAGCCGGCCGTACGGGACCTGCCGCGCACCCCGGACCTCGTGGCGTTGTGCGAACAGCCGCTTCCGGCCAAGGCGTTGACGCTGATGCGGCTGTCTCCCGGCACACCCGGCGACCAGTGGACCGGGCTGCCCAACCCGCTCGTTTTGGTCCCCGGCACGTCCGATCAATAA
- a CDS encoding VWA domain-containing protein produces MITRQRLAAGVCALLAALTAGMAFPAGAVADEMEGQDAPKVELVLDVSGSMRTRDMDGGTRMAAAKQAFNEVLDATPEEVQLGIRTLGANYPGNDRKTGCKDTAQLYPVGPLNRTEAKTAVATLVPTGWTPIGPALQKAATDLDGGNGMRRIVLITDGEDTCQPLDPCEVAREIAAKGIGLTIDTLGLVPDAKTRDQLICIAEATGGTYTSVQHKEELSDRVGQLVDRAADPVVTPVATEGATECAKAPTLKSGLYTDREEFGQQRWYRVDVNPGQELRASVSVAADRAVDTDYGLLVRAVTERGREIVRGEAAGNGRTDVISTGLRYPKPESDDESAPAETVCLQITNAFSAASGVKTTPGLPLELTVDVVDGPGKSSDVASFGLGRGWWLLGALVLTGFVAGLLWGWVSRWRVAIWRTN; encoded by the coding sequence ATGATCACAAGACAACGGCTGGCGGCGGGAGTCTGTGCTCTGCTCGCCGCCCTGACGGCCGGGATGGCCTTTCCCGCCGGTGCGGTAGCCGACGAGATGGAGGGGCAGGACGCCCCGAAGGTCGAACTCGTCCTGGACGTCAGCGGCTCCATGCGGACCCGGGACATGGACGGCGGGACGCGGATGGCCGCGGCCAAGCAGGCGTTCAACGAGGTGCTCGACGCGACCCCCGAGGAGGTCCAGCTCGGAATCCGAACCCTCGGGGCCAACTACCCCGGCAACGACAGGAAGACGGGCTGCAAGGACACCGCCCAGCTCTACCCGGTCGGCCCGCTGAACCGCACCGAGGCCAAGACCGCGGTGGCGACGCTGGTGCCGACCGGCTGGACCCCCATCGGACCGGCGCTCCAGAAGGCGGCGACGGACCTCGACGGCGGCAACGGCATGCGCCGGATCGTCCTGATCACCGACGGCGAGGACACCTGTCAGCCGCTGGACCCGTGCGAAGTGGCCCGCGAGATCGCGGCCAAGGGCATCGGGCTGACCATCGACACCCTCGGCCTGGTGCCGGACGCCAAGACCCGCGACCAGCTCATCTGCATCGCGGAGGCGACCGGCGGCACCTACACCTCCGTACAGCACAAGGAGGAACTCAGCGACCGAGTCGGCCAGTTGGTCGACCGGGCAGCCGACCCGGTGGTGACGCCGGTGGCCACGGAGGGCGCCACCGAGTGCGCGAAGGCGCCGACGCTCAAGTCCGGCCTCTACACCGACCGTGAGGAGTTCGGACAGCAGCGCTGGTACCGGGTGGACGTCAACCCCGGCCAGGAGCTGCGGGCCTCGGTGAGCGTCGCCGCGGACCGGGCCGTCGACACCGACTACGGCCTGCTGGTGCGGGCCGTGACGGAGCGCGGCCGGGAGATCGTGCGCGGTGAGGCGGCGGGCAACGGCCGTACGGACGTGATCTCCACGGGTCTGCGCTACCCGAAGCCGGAGAGCGACGACGAGAGCGCCCCGGCCGAGACCGTGTGCCTTCAGATCACCAACGCCTTCTCGGCGGCCTCCGGCGTGAAGACCACGCCGGGTCTGCCGCTGGAGCTGACCGTCGACGTGGTGGACGGTCCGGGCAAGTCGAGCGATGTGGCCTCCTTCGGTCTCGGCCGCGGCTGGTGGCTGCTCGGCGCGCTGGTGCTCACCGGCTTCGTCGCGGGCCTGCTGTGGGGCTGGGTGTCGCGTTGGCGGGTCGCAATCTGGAGGACGAACTGA
- a CDS encoding helix-turn-helix domain-containing protein, whose amino-acid sequence MSPRRSYDQFCSAARALDAVGDRWTLLIVRELLAGPRRYTDLHADLPGVSTDMLASRLKDMERDGLTTRRRLPPPGAVHVYELTSRGRELLPVLRALGEWGRTELGERRPTDALRAHWFALPLLRALEEAGIGTGVVEVRLEEGDFHLWLGAVEGPLYGCGPAPVEPDARLALDSVTCTAVSRGELGLVDAVRDGRVEVGGDGSAAKALRGA is encoded by the coding sequence ATGTCACCTCGCCGTAGCTACGACCAGTTCTGCTCCGCCGCCCGCGCGCTCGATGCCGTCGGCGACCGCTGGACCCTGCTGATCGTCCGGGAGCTGCTGGCCGGTCCGCGCCGGTACACCGATCTGCACGCCGACCTGCCGGGCGTGAGCACGGACATGCTCGCCTCACGGCTGAAGGACATGGAACGGGACGGGCTGACGACCCGGCGCCGGCTGCCGCCGCCCGGAGCCGTCCACGTCTACGAACTCACCTCGCGGGGGCGTGAGTTGCTGCCGGTACTGCGGGCGCTCGGGGAGTGGGGGCGGACGGAGCTGGGGGAGCGGCGGCCCACCGACGCGCTGCGCGCGCACTGGTTCGCGCTGCCCCTGCTGCGCGCCCTGGAGGAGGCGGGGATCGGGACGGGCGTCGTCGAAGTCCGGCTGGAGGAAGGCGACTTCCATCTGTGGCTGGGAGCCGTGGAGGGCCCGCTCTACGGGTGCGGACCCGCGCCGGTGGAGCCGGACGCCCGGCTGGCTCTCGACTCCGTCACGTGTACGGCCGTCAGCCGCGGGGAGTTGGGCCTGGTGGACGCGGTACGGGACGGGCGCGTCGAGGTGGGCGGGGACGGCTCTGCGGCCAAGGCGTTGCGCGGGGCATGA